From Alligator mississippiensis isolate rAllMis1 chromosome 1, rAllMis1, whole genome shotgun sequence:
GGCACGAGTCAgagttggggtgtttttggcactctggccaaaaatgctGCCAACTCCTGCTGTAAAGTTCCCTTGCAGGATGACTTATCAAGAACTTGGAAACACCCCACTCAGTGAGGAATAGACATGTTTAGTTGTGGCTTGTTAAACAGGAAGCAACAAAATAGCCGATAAGCATCTCTAGTTAGGAGGGACAAATGAAAGCCTTGTAGGACAGCTTTCATCCCAAGGAAGTTGGGTTGGCTCCACTGGAAAGCCTGCAGCTTAcctgcactacagaaaggataagCATCAGCAGTAGAGTCACACAGAACAGTCTGCAGTAGCAAGGTTGCCAACCCGTTCTGGAATACTATACTGATCTTTATTGAAGAATCTGCAACCTACAGCATCTTATTTAGACCACAGCTTAGGCAAGAATATTTATATTAGCTTTAAACTCAAACCAATCCCcctaccctccccacccacacacacccctccacttACCAACGGAAGGCTCTTGCCAGGAATATTAGGAAAGTCATGGTGTTCGTTGTGATAGCCAACATTAAAAGTGAGCAAGTTGAGTGGCCCATAATAGGAATAAGTCTCATGCCCCTTTAGAAACATGTAGTGTTCAGCTATAAAGTGTCCTGAAATAGGGTGCAGTCCCAGTCCAAGCACTGAACCTGCTAGCATGTAACATACCGACTTTATTCCCCAGAAGTAATATATCACAACATCAAAAGAGAGCTGGGCTAACAAGTTGATGATTTCTAGTCGAGAAATAGGTTTGGGATTGATGCAGAGAGGTCGAATGGCATAGAACAGGGGTTGAAGAACAATCCAGATGAACTTCCTAAAACGAGTACAGAAAAACCAGCCCTCAAAGTCAGTTGGAATATCCACGTCAATGCCATCCCCTCCCAGGTAGCGATGATGATCCATGTGGTATCTCTTGAAGGATATGGAGTATGGGAGGCCAAGAGGAAGATTGGCAAATATTCCAAACCATCGATTCCACATTGCTTTGCAGTTGCCAAAGGCACTATTGTGGGAGATCTCATGAATAGCTAAAGTCATTGAATGACTAATACAGCTTCCAAACACATAAGCCCAGAATATAACCCATTTCCAGTCCAAGTCTTTAACAAGATAAAATGCTATCAACTGTGCAAGAACCATCAGTACAACTACCCCGATCAAGTGCCGGTCTGGCTTCATCAAGGCTTTTATCTCAGGATGTTTTGCTGTTGTggtcaaagagaaaaaaaaaaaaaaaagagaaaaaagttaagtataaaaaagggaaaaagttgCAACAAAAAAGCTTAGTGAAAAACTAGAGAACAACTCCAGTCACATTTCCAACTATTTGGATTCTATTTATTAGGAATAAGTATCCCAGAGTATGAACAAAACAAGTCAGAGCAAGCAGGGACTTAACCAGCAAAGTGATGACATGTATGTACTGTGGGGATAGATGTAGTTCTACAAGCTAAATTTAGGGCTGTTTCATGTAGGCCAAGTTGTTCCAGCTTACTGTTAAGTGTGCCTGCAACTACCCTAAATTAAAGTTATGCCAGTTGGGATTACCATTTATTAGCCATTTCAGAGTTTGTTACAGTTAAGGCTGCTTGATTAATCGTTTGCAATTAGAATGCTTATGTCAGAGAGTCAGGCAAACATGCTTGTAGTGGAGGAAGATGGAGAAATCCTTCAGTTGCATCTGCTGAAGGAGGCATTTAATCTAAAAAACACCAATTTCTTAGTAGTGCTTCACATGATTTGGGTCCAGAGGTCAAAGAACTCCATTAAGAGCAATGTGAAGAGAGGAGAGCGAGACAAGCGCAAGCAGTCACTCAAGAGCATCTGTAACTCCTGAAGGAACTGCTCGGTGGAGCCAACAGACCCAGGCCAAGAGGGAAAGCATCccagaagtatttttttaaaccagcatgTGCACACCCTATCTCAACTGGGATCTAGAGAAGCTGTCCACACCCCGAGGGCCAATATTAATCAACTGCTCCAGGTTCTGGCTCTACACTAGCAGGGGGGCAACTTTTTCAGCAGGCCTGCCACAAGCCTAGAccccccactccccggccctgGGCACACAGGACCCAGGGACACGCGTGGCGCAGCTGGACGCCGCCCTTTAAGCCATGCAAagaggggagcagccccagccggAGCGAGGCGCCTAAGCCGCAGCAAAGCTCCCCCCTCCGGCCTCCAGGCCCCGAGCAGGCGCAACCCGACGAGGAAGCGGGCAGGACAGCGCCCCCGGCCCCAGACGCCGCCGTGGCCAGAAAGGAGCCTGGCTGGAGGCCGCCGCGCGGGgatgccccaccccgccccgagACACGCGCGGGCCGCCATCTTACGACGCTGCCCGCCGCCGCAGCGCACGCCCCGACCCAATGCCCGAGGCCGCAGCGCTCACCCAGAATCTCCTTGCGGCGGTCGGCGTGGGGCTGGTCCGTGTAAACCCACTCGAAGTCCTCGCGCGCCACCGTGTTCCCCATATCGGCTGCCTCcgacctgccccagctctgccctccacTTACCCCCAATCCCCCGCTTTTATACCGTCGGcgagggaggggacagggccccttccaggccccgccccaccccct
This genomic window contains:
- the DEGS1 gene encoding sphingolipid delta(4)-desaturase DES1, with product MGNTVAREDFEWVYTDQPHADRRKEILAKHPEIKALMKPDRHLIGVVVLMVLAQLIAFYLVKDLDWKWVIFWAYVFGSCISHSMTLAIHEISHNSAFGNCKAMWNRWFGIFANLPLGLPYSISFKRYHMDHHRYLGGDGIDVDIPTDFEGWFFCTRFRKFIWIVLQPLFYAIRPLCINPKPISRLEIINLLAQLSFDVVIYYFWGIKSVCYMLAGSVLGLGLHPISGHFIAEHYMFLKGHETYSYYGPLNLLTFNVGYHNEHHDFPNIPGKSLPLVKKIAAEYYDNLPQYNSWIKVLYDFVMDDTISPYSRMKRHLKGDVKQE